The Streptomyces sp. NBC_00224 genome has a window encoding:
- a CDS encoding MurR/RpiR family transcriptional regulator — MSSGQKARAQAAAITPSGQASDHERPAADRVRALFDGHRLSPGQRRIAQYLIDHLTEAVFLSITELAERAGVSQPSVTRFAVSLGYSGYPALRDVLQPIALSAVAGSPETREQIRHNELQAAVDAEIENLENVRRLVANTNQVLEIGRELAGSVPLTILGLRISVSLAEYFAYAARRIHPDVRLVTRGGSVAYDALLQSRSAGGTWVLAFAMPRHAKETLAALRAARSTGLRVALITDTTLGPLVDEADVALTAGTGSRLVFDSYAAPSMLAAALLQAMADADPERTQARLEEYEQAADQHGFFL; from the coding sequence GTGTCATCGGGGCAGAAGGCGCGCGCCCAGGCGGCCGCGATCACGCCGAGCGGGCAGGCGTCGGACCACGAGCGCCCCGCGGCGGACCGGGTGCGCGCCCTCTTCGACGGCCACCGCCTCTCCCCGGGGCAGCGGCGCATCGCCCAGTACCTGATCGACCACCTCACCGAGGCCGTCTTCCTCTCGATCACCGAGCTCGCGGAGCGGGCCGGGGTGAGCCAGCCGTCCGTGACCCGCTTCGCCGTGTCCCTCGGCTACAGCGGCTATCCCGCCCTGCGTGACGTGCTCCAGCCGATCGCCCTGAGCGCGGTCGCGGGGTCGCCGGAGACCCGCGAGCAGATCCGGCACAACGAGCTGCAGGCGGCGGTGGACGCCGAGATCGAGAACCTGGAGAACGTGCGCAGGCTGGTGGCCAACACCAACCAGGTGCTGGAGATCGGCCGCGAGCTGGCCGGCTCGGTGCCGCTGACCATCCTCGGACTGCGGATCTCCGTGTCCCTGGCGGAGTACTTCGCGTACGCGGCCCGGCGCATCCACCCCGATGTGCGGCTGGTGACGCGCGGCGGCAGCGTCGCCTACGACGCGCTGCTCCAGTCCCGCTCGGCGGGCGGCACCTGGGTGCTGGCCTTCGCCATGCCCCGGCACGCCAAGGAGACCCTCGCAGCGCTGCGGGCGGCCCGCAGCACGGGGCTGCGCGTCGCGCTGATCACGGACACCACCCTGGGGCCGCTGGTCGACGAGGCCGATGTGGCATTGACCGCCGGCACCGGGTCGCGGCTGGTGTTCGACTCGTACGCGGCACCGAGCATGCTCGCCGCGGCCCTGCTCCAGGCGATGGCGGACGCCGATCCGGAGCGGACGCAGGCGCGCCTTGAGGAGTACGAGCAGGCCGCCGACCAGCACGGTTTCTTCCTGTAG